In Actinomycetota bacterium, one DNA window encodes the following:
- a CDS encoding ATP-binding protein produces MASQLPVEKWHAAMADPTLAEAVLDRVLQAAHRITVKGPSMRRRQPDPGGAEGC; encoded by the coding sequence GTGGCCAGCCAGCTGCCCGTCGAGAAGTGGCACGCGGCCATGGCGGACCCGACCTTGGCCGAGGCCGTGCTCGACCGCGTCTTGCAGGCCGCCCACCGCATCACGGTCAAGGGTCCCTCCATGCGCAGGCGCCAACCCGATCCTGGCGGGGCCGAGGGGTGTTGA